TCGGTTGGACTGGACACAAATGTTAAGAAAAGTAAGGAAGACTTTAAATTTTGTGGTCTTAAATTAAAGATGCGTATAATGTACCAAAATGTCCTTGAATCTTGTGGTCTTAAATatgcaatatgaaattttgaagttaaaGAGTTATTCCCTctattccaatttatgtgaacatatttGACCCTCTTGAATCTTCTTATTTCTTGATACTGCTGGGTCCGAGAAAGAATAGAAAGTTTGAGTTCAGTTCTTTCAAAGCcttaaaaaaagaaatgaaaacttttaaaacttgtggttctaaacaagtcatgacatttgtgtgactataatTTTTTTGAAACTCGTGATGTTAAATATGCTAgaatatttgtgtggctataaaagtttTTCACTAAGAATAAAATTGGaagttttttaaaattatttttaaatttagaaaaGGGATCTTCTTTTTTTGGAACGAACAAAAAAAATACTTCATAAATTAAAATGGAGTAAGTACTAAATAGAGAAAGAGACGTTTTTTTAAACCgactaaaaagaaaagtaaaaacacATAACTTAAATTAAAACGTACATTGCCATATGAGGAATAAAAACTATAGTTTTGTCTTCCTTCCCTTGCAAGTGCATGTTACGTCTAGCAACAGTCTGTATGGGGTCAGAGGGTCCTATGCACTTTTATGCAGAACAGTAACCACTTAACTACCATTAGCTGCACGTCCCGGGCCTGGCTAATATTTTTATGCAACAACTATTGCATCTGCGGGTTGAATGCGCCACTATGAATGCGGAGACGCAATATAATCCCATTCAGTACTAACTTAACTAGAAATCAAAGACATGGCTAGGAACATTCATACTCTTCATCTTTATAACAAACTTTCTTTATTTCCTCCTTCTATAACCTTTTTCGTAACAATTCTATTAGTGTTATCCATATTCTCTATGGTGGCCTTTTTATGTGGAGTTGGAGGTCACAAGagggaaaaggagaagaaaaagagtGTGCAATTGGGTGGTAAAAAGCCAGCGGGAAGGTTAGAGAGCAACATAAGTAGTACTAAAGCTCTTTTGATGGCCAAAATGATATCTTGGAAAAAAGAGCAAGACGATGAAGATGATAatcaaccaaaggaaaattgggaAGATGAGAATGTACTGTGGAAAAGAACAATTATTAAAGGAGAAAAATGCCGGCCATTGGATTTTTCAGGCAAGATTTCATATGATGCTAAAGGAAATATGGTGCTGGATTAATTCATGGCTTCtgctttgtttttctctttcatattcttttttttttgggtgtgGGAGAAAGTGATATAAGAGTGTTGATTGTTCTCTATTTCTCttacttttttctttattttcgatTTTTTAGGATTTTGACTTTAATGGTTGTAATTGGTAAGTATGGTTGATCTCGTGACTTTGTAATATTGTTAACATCCGGGGATAACAAGCTTTGGTACTTGCCAGTTGCCACCTAAAGGATCGCTTGATGTCTGTATCTATGAAATCGAGAATTTAGAGGGACATTTCGTTAACAAATATAATATTATCAATAACATAATATTTTGTTTTTGGATCAAATTTCCAATAAGTATCAAAAACTGTTAAGTGCCCATATGGATTGCTAAAGAACTTGGTTCTTTACCGTGTTCCTTAAGCATAAAATaaataagtaataaaataaatacaacgatttttacgtggaaaattacctggctcaaaaggtgcaaaaatcacgacctaccatATAGGATATTTAGCTCCAACTCCACTAGAACATTGAGCCAAAATGTATCAATTACAAGGCTGTAATTAAATACTCTCAAGCACTCCAACTACTCCTATTTGATTCACGAGTTACTCTAACTTGTAAAGCGAAACACCCACTCCAACTCACTAATTGTTTTTGACACTTGATtacaactcaatttcctaaaacaCATTCATTAAACTTACTCAGGCATGTGTAAAAGGATAGTTTAGAAGTCCAAAGTCGATCATATTTAAATACTTCAACTTGAGATCTTCTAGGAGTCCTATGCATAGTCAGCTTCCTCTTTGATAAGACTCCTACTGTTCCAAGGATTCCACAGGCTTTGGGACTTTTGTCTCTGACTGAATTATTTGTATCTTCTTGAGCAACGACCCTTATCACTTATAGCAGCCTTCTTCCACCAAACCCGGATATGGGTAACTTTGAGATAAAGTTACTGTCTTGTACAGGCATACAAGTATCAATATGAGGGACTGATCCTTTCTCCTGAGCAACTGGTTCTTCAGAACAATTAAGCAGTTACATTGAGGACCCGATTCTTTGAACACTTAGTCATACTTTTTTAATCATCAAAACTTCAATACTCAACAAAAACCAAACACGATTTTACTATATGTGAATATAATCTATGCACTATTTTATGTGGACAGAACGAAAGATAATAATACATAGAGGCGAATCCAGGGTTAGACTCTATGGGTTCAATATTTAAATTTTTTagtattgaacccattatattttaaaattatgggttcaCAACTACTATTTGTTGCtatattaataaatttttacaCATAGATTATGCTCCGCATCAAAAGTACGGGGTTCAAATGAACCCGGTACCATAAGGCTAGATACAACCCTGATAATACGTGTATCATTAATACATTTATAAGATTATCTAAAGACAAAATAGCTCTTAAATTAGGCTATTCATATATATAATAATCATGTATTATTATTCACCATTAATCCATATAATATTATTATTCACTGCATAACAATCTCTGCATTATAAAAATCCATACATTATAATCCGTGACGAGATCGTGAACCAAACAATCCTAAAACCTAGAGTTGAGCTCGTTATTGTAAGTGAATATTAGGTTACTAAAAGTAAATAACTAAGCCATACAGGAGAATTTATCTATCATATTATATGTTGCTCTGATGGGGATAGACCAACAGAACAGAGTTGGCCACTTTTTGCATATTCAAGCTAACAACTCCTGGTAGTTGGACCAATGTAATCTACAAGTTGAAGGATGAGCTCCTCTTTAGTTGATTGTGATTTTTGAGTCTGGAGCCCATTTAGTCATTTTCTAAAAATATTTGGCTGCTATATAGACTTATAAAGCTTCTGCAGATAGAAGCGGACTCAAGATTTGAAAGTTGAGGGAATGTAACACATGCGCGAACTGCTCAACTAGTGCCCGTCGGGCTTTTGATCTTAATGGTTCCAAGCAAAATATATGTCTGTTTCTAATATATATACacttatatatttaaaaaatttgCTGAAGGTAACAGGATCTGGTTAACCCTTCTTCTCCAAACATAGGTCAGTCTCTATCTACAGGTTAAGATGAAACAGAGCTTATAGTTTGAAGAACCTAAAATTAAGATCTTTTACAATCAAAACATTGACAGATTGGGCCTCATAAATCTTTCTGGCCCAGAGTTATAGTATTGGTTAGACCCTGtcaaatttattatttatttttctaatCGATAGACATATattatacgtatatatatatacatatatatatacatatacatatacatatatatatatatatatatatatgttaatatatatatatatatatatatatatatatatatatatatatattatatatctgctggctatttttagtttaagtgtTGGATGAGCGGCTATTTAAATTAGTTTTTCATTTGCTTTTTGATAAAAGATATAAAGCAATTTTTTCTGAATCAATTACCAGAAAAAGTATGCAAGACAATGCACATGCATTTCATATTTATGTATGTATACTATATCTTTTAGGTTTCTCCTAAGGTAGATCGCTGATGAAATCATTTTGAATTTGCATTTCCAAAGAGTAAAGCAATGACATCATGTCACGACTCAGCCTAGGACCGCGGCGGATAATCGATACTAAGTGTTGATCATCACT
This genomic stretch from Nicotiana sylvestris chromosome 9, ASM39365v2, whole genome shotgun sequence harbors:
- the LOC138878540 gene encoding uncharacterized protein, with product MARNIHTLHLYNKLSLFPPSITFFVTILLVLSIFSMVAFLCGVGGHKREKEKKKSVQLGGKKPAGRLESNISSTKALLMAKMISWKKEQDDEDDNQPKENWEDENVLWKRTIIKGEKCRPLDFSGKISYDAKGNMVLD